A single genomic interval of Lentimicrobium saccharophilum harbors:
- a CDS encoding IS1634 family transposase: MVLHPEWATRHKRKGTELRLLNGHYYLYEVSSKWNPEKKRPQKITGKLLGKITEEDGFVMSDKDRLRTKEPMISHLSVKEYGVTHFITEILEQYPKLLQKHFPLHWQTIMALAYGRILHQAPLKNMAFHFQHSFLSELYTDTTLSAKELGWVLRELGNSRSDIVAFFREFSKANDCILFDGTDINSCSEKIGINKNGKSKKGTYDKLINLMFVFSVGQQLPIYYRITPGNIKDVKSFKLCLKESGVKDAVIIADKGFYSENNVNQLYGEGLKFIIPLKRDSLRIDYSKIKQTDKQIFDNYFKFEDRFIWHYTIQSGQFNTVVYLDPELKTREERDFLDRIETCPKKFTIEKFHQKQHTFGTISLLNNLEKTPKEIYEDYKSRDQIELMIDTLKNVVEADRSYMQDEQALEGWMFINYISLHWYYKLFHLLIKNNLNKVYSPADFLKILTEVRKVKINESWHNAEITRKTADLIGKIGVHIT; this comes from the coding sequence ATGGTTTTACATCCAGAGTGGGCAACCCGCCACAAACGTAAAGGAACTGAGCTTAGACTGCTCAACGGTCATTACTACCTCTATGAGGTTAGCAGTAAATGGAACCCGGAGAAAAAGAGACCCCAAAAGATTACTGGAAAACTCCTGGGAAAGATTACTGAGGAAGACGGTTTTGTTATGTCCGATAAAGACCGGCTTCGAACAAAAGAACCCATGATTTCTCACCTCTCGGTTAAGGAATATGGAGTTACTCATTTTATTACAGAGATATTGGAGCAATATCCAAAACTTCTGCAAAAACACTTCCCCTTACATTGGCAAACGATCATGGCTCTTGCCTATGGCCGGATACTTCACCAGGCGCCATTAAAAAACATGGCATTTCATTTTCAACACAGCTTTTTATCCGAGCTATATACAGATACAACTCTGTCAGCCAAAGAACTTGGATGGGTTTTGCGTGAACTTGGCAATAGCCGAAGCGATATTGTGGCGTTTTTCAGAGAATTTAGCAAAGCCAACGACTGTATTCTGTTTGATGGCACCGACATTAATTCGTGCTCGGAAAAGATTGGCATAAATAAGAATGGAAAGAGCAAAAAAGGGACTTACGACAAACTTATCAACCTGATGTTTGTCTTCTCAGTTGGACAGCAGTTGCCAATATATTACCGGATCACACCAGGAAACATAAAAGATGTGAAGTCCTTCAAACTCTGCCTGAAGGAGAGTGGGGTAAAAGATGCCGTGATAATTGCTGATAAAGGGTTTTATTCCGAGAACAACGTTAATCAGTTGTATGGCGAAGGGCTAAAATTTATAATCCCCCTCAAACGTGATAGTTTGCGGATTGATTATTCAAAGATCAAGCAGACAGATAAACAGATTTTTGACAACTATTTCAAATTCGAAGACAGGTTTATCTGGCATTACACCATTCAATCAGGGCAATTCAATACAGTTGTTTATTTGGATCCGGAGTTGAAAACGAGAGAAGAACGTGATTTTCTTGACCGCATAGAAACATGCCCTAAAAAATTTACCATTGAGAAATTCCATCAAAAACAACACACTTTTGGTACCATCTCCTTACTGAACAACCTGGAGAAAACCCCTAAAGAAATTTATGAAGACTATAAGAGCCGCGACCAAATCGAACTGATGATAGATACGTTGAAAAATGTTGTCGAAGCAGATAGAAGTTATATGCAGGACGAGCAAGCCCTTGAAGGCTGGATGTTTATCAACTACATCAGTTTGCACTGGTACTACAAGTTATTCCACCTGCTCATCAAGAACAATCTCAACAAAGTGTATTCCCCGGCTGACTTTCTGAAAATACTAACCGAAGTGCGCAAAGTAAAAATCAACGAATCGTGGCATAATGCCGAGATCACACGGAAAACCGCTGACCTGATCGGAAAAATTGGTGTGCATATTACGTAA
- a CDS encoding WD40 repeat domain-containing protein: MRYTLPYIRTGLFLLLAIALAEASAQHINADYEKFKVSDNRFIHSGLAMSPDQRLLAIACTQGFPLYIYDFRNRSIIRQFDVGNWYAGARVNWSSNGRYLLLQQLYYLDFSPNRDREVNFEVIDAASGERVLRLEKYHDVKITPDERLAVALANDVLEFYELSTGRIVERRTIKDATNSLEISPDGRYIAVSHRPAEAYLKNDPQFRKNPKALKFNLKFKQLISVYNASDFTFVATVNEYYDNVYRLEWSADGRELYCLSIPYTKAATAASGRQNFISVIDAVNFKSTRTVFPSNSNYEPAFRKSHEGKYMGVVSWGKFPELRIDDAVTGQVLHRFEP; this comes from the coding sequence ATGCGATATACTTTACCCTACATACGTACCGGACTGTTTTTGCTATTGGCCATAGCTTTGGCTGAAGCGTCAGCCCAGCATATCAACGCGGATTACGAAAAGTTCAAAGTTTCGGATAACCGGTTCATTCATTCGGGCCTGGCCATGTCGCCTGATCAGCGGTTGCTGGCCATTGCATGTACACAAGGGTTTCCGTTGTATATTTATGACTTTCGCAATCGCTCGATAATCAGGCAGTTTGATGTAGGTAACTGGTATGCCGGAGCCAGGGTGAACTGGTCTTCAAATGGCAGGTATCTTTTGCTTCAGCAGTTATATTATCTGGATTTCTCACCGAATCGTGACCGTGAGGTGAATTTTGAGGTGATTGACGCTGCAAGCGGTGAACGGGTATTGCGGCTTGAGAAATATCATGATGTAAAGATCACACCTGATGAACGACTTGCGGTTGCCCTCGCCAATGATGTTCTGGAATTTTATGAGCTCAGCACGGGAAGAATTGTGGAAAGGAGAACCATTAAGGATGCAACCAATAGCTTGGAAATCAGTCCTGATGGGAGATATATAGCTGTGTCGCACCGGCCGGCGGAAGCATATCTTAAAAACGACCCCCAGTTCAGGAAGAACCCTAAAGCGCTGAAATTTAATCTTAAATTCAAGCAACTTATTTCTGTGTACAATGCTTCCGATTTCACGTTTGTCGCTACTGTAAATGAATATTATGATAATGTATACCGGCTGGAGTGGTCGGCCGACGGGAGGGAACTTTATTGCCTGAGTATTCCGTATACCAAAGCAGCCACAGCTGCCAGCGGCCGGCAAAATTTTATCAGTGTGATCGATGCTGTGAATTTTAAAAGTACCCGTACAGTTTTCCCGTCCAATTCGAATTATGAACCGGCTTTTCGCAAAAGTCATGAAGGGAAATACATGGGCGTGGTAAGCTGGGGCAAATTTCCTGAACTCCGCATCGATGATGCCGTAACCGGACAGGTGTTGCACAGGTTTGAACCGTAA